The proteins below are encoded in one region of Reichenbachiella sp. 5M10:
- the def gene encoding peptide deformylase — protein MIYPIVVYGDPVLKKEAEDIEEGSMDVKQLVADMFETMENASGIGLAAPQIGKSVRLFVVDGTVLEDEEGMEGFRKAFVNPEILWEDGEEWAFTEGCLSIPGIREEIMRPSRLRINYLDENFVEHEEEFDGMKARIIQHEYDHIEGVLFTDYLTPFKKRILKGKLANISKGKCDADYKIKLPKK, from the coding sequence ATGATTTATCCGATAGTGGTGTATGGTGACCCGGTTTTGAAAAAGGAAGCCGAGGATATCGAAGAGGGAAGTATGGATGTCAAGCAGTTGGTAGCTGACATGTTTGAGACCATGGAAAATGCTAGTGGAATTGGCCTGGCTGCTCCACAGATTGGGAAGTCTGTTCGCTTGTTTGTGGTGGATGGCACAGTGCTCGAGGACGAAGAGGGAATGGAAGGCTTTCGGAAGGCATTTGTCAATCCAGAGATACTATGGGAAGATGGCGAGGAATGGGCTTTCACAGAAGGATGTCTCAGCATACCAGGGATCCGTGAAGAAATCATGAGACCTTCCCGTCTACGCATCAACTACTTGGATGAAAATTTCGTCGAGCACGAAGAAGAATTCGATGGCATGAAAGCTCGAATCATACAGCACGAATACGATCATATCGAAGGCGTATTGTTTACTGATTATTTGACGCCATTCAAAAAGCGTATCCTTAAAGGTAAATTGGCGAATATCAGCAAGGGGAAATGTGATGCGGATTACAAAATCAAACTTCCTAAGAAATAA
- a CDS encoding cysteine desulfurase family protein, producing MKVYLDNSATTPVDPKVLEAMMPYFTEVFGNPSSIHSHGREARSVVERSRKKIAELLNTSPAEIFFTSGGTEADNTAIVSTVRSQSVRVAITSALEHHAVLHTLQALERAGEVKVQYVRLLEDGALDMVHLEELLKANPRSLVSLMHANNELGNLNDIHRIGLLCRAHDAVFHSDTVQAMGKYVHDLSQLPVDFVVGAAHKIYGPKGVGFLYINHETKINPLIYGGAQERNMRGGTENLAGIVGLSTALELAYAGMESNRRHIEALKVLLIDQLKEKVSGVTFNGLSSDLSQSLYSVVNVGIPESEENDMLLFNLDIKGVSVSGGSACSSGSSIGSHVLEAIGSDPNRGAIRFSFSKFTTKQEVVYAVEALADIINGR from the coding sequence ATGAAAGTATATCTAGATAATTCTGCCACGACGCCCGTGGATCCCAAAGTGCTAGAGGCGATGATGCCTTATTTTACGGAAGTGTTTGGGAATCCTTCATCTATCCATTCTCATGGTCGTGAGGCTAGGTCGGTGGTGGAGCGTTCTAGAAAAAAAATTGCCGAATTGCTGAATACTTCTCCTGCGGAGATTTTTTTTACATCGGGTGGTACCGAGGCTGACAATACGGCGATTGTGTCTACGGTGCGTTCGCAAAGCGTGCGTGTGGCGATTACTTCAGCTTTGGAGCATCATGCTGTGTTGCATACGTTGCAGGCTTTGGAGAGGGCCGGGGAGGTCAAGGTTCAGTATGTGAGGCTGTTGGAGGATGGGGCCTTGGATATGGTTCATCTGGAGGAGTTGCTCAAAGCGAACCCAAGGTCTCTGGTGTCCTTGATGCATGCCAATAATGAATTGGGGAACCTGAATGATATACATCGTATCGGGCTGCTTTGTCGTGCACATGACGCGGTGTTTCACTCGGATACGGTGCAGGCTATGGGCAAGTATGTGCATGACCTGTCACAGTTGCCTGTGGATTTTGTGGTAGGTGCAGCACACAAGATCTACGGGCCAAAGGGAGTCGGTTTTTTGTATATCAACCACGAGACGAAAATCAACCCACTGATTTATGGAGGTGCTCAGGAGCGCAATATGCGTGGTGGTACGGAGAACCTTGCGGGAATTGTGGGGTTGTCGACGGCACTGGAATTGGCGTATGCAGGTATGGAGTCCAATCGCAGGCATATAGAGGCGTTGAAAGTGCTCTTGATTGATCAGCTCAAAGAAAAGGTGTCTGGAGTGACGTTCAATGGGTTGTCGAGCGATCTTTCGCAGAGTCTCTATTCTGTGGTCAATGTAGGGATACCAGAGTCGGAAGAGAACGATATGCTCTTGTTCAATCTAGATATCAAAGGTGTGTCCGTTTCTGGGGGAAGTGCCTGCTCGAGCGGATCTAGTATAGGTTCACATGTGTTGGAGGCGATCGGTTCTGATCCCAATCGTGGGGCAATCCGTTTTTCTTTCTCCAAATTCACTACCAAGCAAGAAGTGGTTTATGCCGTAGAAGCTCTTGCGGATATTATAAATGGCAGGTAA
- a CDS encoding Hsp20/alpha crystallin family protein translates to MSLITYNPAKTRRPSTSRFFEDLFNDNFFQSEVSASKSFVPQVDVSETDAAFELQFALPGFKKGDVSIELNNGVLTVSGERKFEEEKTKKNFHSVETRYGSFKRAFQMPDNINDESVEAKFEDGILNIIIPKDVKKEQKKNIAIK, encoded by the coding sequence ATGTCACTTATAACATACAATCCAGCAAAAACACGTAGACCAAGTACCTCGAGATTTTTTGAAGATCTATTCAATGACAATTTCTTTCAGAGTGAAGTGTCGGCGAGCAAGTCATTCGTACCTCAAGTAGATGTATCAGAGACGGATGCTGCTTTTGAGCTGCAGTTTGCGCTACCAGGTTTCAAAAAGGGAGATGTCTCCATAGAACTGAACAACGGTGTACTGACTGTGTCGGGAGAAAGAAAATTTGAAGAAGAGAAAACCAAGAAGAATTTTCATAGTGTGGAGACTAGATATGGTTCGTTCAAAAGAGCCTTTCAAATGCCTGATAACATCAATGATGAAAGTGTCGAGGCAAAATTTGAAGATGGAATACTAAACATTATTATTCCGAAGGACGTAAAGAAGGAACAAAAGAAGAACATAGCAATAAAGTAA
- a CDS encoding amidohydrolase, with product MEDLTIAMLQADLFWENVDGNLAMFEEQIWSISEEVDVVLLPEMFNTGFSMRPKLLAEVPGLKTQRWMLQMAAQRQALVGGSYIVQQGQRYFNRFVFAFPEGKIQYYDKRHLFSLAQEENYFAAGETRLIVNYKGWKICPLICYDLRFPVWSRNQTREGQCDYDLLLYVANWPETRIQAWDTLLQARAIENQAYVAGVNRIGRDGNDHSYVGHSAVYDYAGDCMQGLVEEVGVIVQTISQSPLLQYRERFAFLQDGDDFVIN from the coding sequence ATGGAGGACCTGACGATTGCCATGCTACAAGCGGACCTATTTTGGGAAAATGTGGATGGGAATCTAGCGATGTTCGAAGAACAGATTTGGAGCATTTCAGAAGAGGTAGATGTTGTTTTGTTGCCTGAGATGTTCAATACCGGCTTTTCTATGCGGCCAAAATTGCTGGCCGAAGTGCCCGGTTTGAAAACGCAGCGATGGATGCTGCAGATGGCTGCACAGCGCCAAGCATTGGTGGGAGGTAGCTATATCGTACAGCAGGGACAGAGGTATTTCAATCGGTTTGTGTTTGCCTTTCCTGAGGGCAAGATACAGTACTACGACAAGCGCCACCTTTTTTCGCTCGCACAAGAAGAGAATTATTTCGCAGCAGGTGAGACTAGACTTATCGTGAATTACAAAGGATGGAAAATCTGCCCCCTCATTTGTTACGACCTTCGTTTTCCGGTATGGTCGAGAAACCAAACTCGTGAGGGACAATGCGACTATGACCTCTTGCTCTATGTCGCCAATTGGCCCGAAACACGTATTCAAGCTTGGGACACACTGCTCCAAGCTCGTGCCATCGAAAACCAAGCATACGTCGCAGGTGTCAATCGTATAGGAAGAGACGGCAATGATCACTCCTATGTAGGGCATAGTGCGGTTTATGATTATGCAGGAGACTGTATGCAAGGGCTGGTAGAAGAGGTAGGGGTGATTGTACAGACGATTAGTCAAAGCCCGTTGCTGCAATACCGGGAACGGTTTGCTTTTTTGCAAGATGGTGATGACTTTGTCATAAATTAA
- a CDS encoding DUF2461 domain-containing protein codes for MGLSGVIEFLTELSHNNNKEWFDANRKRYEACRATFISLVGELIEGIAAFDPSVIGVDPRKCVFRINRDIRFAKDKTPYKTNFGALIGEQGKKTEGTGYYIHIAPGHHFIGGGMYKPQPDSLANIRQEIDYNGASLKEILDEPDFKQTFGQVRGEQLKTAPKGYPKDHPMIEILRYKSFYVLREMSEGELTAKNFVEEAVRTYAKAGKFNQFLKNAIN; via the coding sequence ATGGGACTGAGTGGGGTGATTGAGTTTTTGACGGAGCTGAGTCATAACAACAACAAAGAGTGGTTTGATGCGAATCGTAAGAGGTATGAGGCGTGTCGTGCGACCTTTATCTCACTAGTGGGAGAGTTGATCGAGGGGATTGCCGCTTTTGATCCTTCTGTCATCGGAGTGGACCCTAGAAAGTGTGTTTTTCGTATCAATCGAGACATTCGTTTTGCCAAAGACAAGACGCCATATAAAACCAATTTTGGAGCACTTATAGGTGAGCAAGGTAAAAAGACCGAGGGGACCGGGTATTATATTCATATTGCACCTGGGCATCACTTCATCGGTGGGGGTATGTACAAACCACAACCAGACAGCTTGGCTAATATTAGGCAAGAGATCGACTACAATGGGGCTAGCCTGAAAGAGATTCTCGATGAGCCAGATTTCAAACAGACTTTTGGGCAAGTACGAGGGGAGCAATTAAAGACAGCACCAAAGGGCTACCCAAAGGATCACCCCATGATCGAGATATTGCGGTACAAGAGCTTCTATGTGCTACGGGAGATGAGTGAGGGAGAGTTAACGGCTAAGAACTTTGTAGAAGAAGCGGTGAGGACCTATGCAAAGGCGGGTAAATTCAATCAATTCTTAAAAAATGCAATTAATTGA
- the hemH gene encoding ferrochelatase yields MKKGVLLVNLGTPDSPSVPHVRKYLREFLMDGRVIDIPFLSRWLLINLIIVPFRGPKSAKEYQKLWEDRGSPLKYYGEDLTQATQKKLGKDYEVVLAMRYQSPSIQKGLNQLKAAKVNSIKVIPLFPQYASASTGSVIEEVMRIVSKWQVIPKLEIVDQFVDQELFIETIAANARKLMKDTNYDHFVFSYHGLPERQIYKAEISKCSLGSCCNHYGPANKYCYRAQCFETTRRVIEKLNLDESQVTTAFQSRLGKNPWIQPYTDHKLVELAEEGIKKVLAFSPAFISDCLETTFEVGQTYREDFINAGGEQWDLVPSLNVEESWIDCVAEMAKH; encoded by the coding sequence ATGAAGAAAGGAGTTCTGTTAGTCAACCTTGGCACACCCGACAGCCCAAGTGTCCCACATGTAAGAAAGTATCTGCGCGAATTTTTAATGGACGGCCGTGTCATTGACATCCCTTTTCTCTCGCGGTGGCTATTGATCAACCTAATCATTGTCCCGTTTCGTGGACCTAAATCAGCCAAAGAATACCAAAAACTTTGGGAAGACAGGGGCTCCCCCTTGAAATACTATGGAGAAGATCTGACTCAAGCAACTCAAAAGAAACTTGGCAAAGACTATGAAGTCGTCTTGGCAATGAGGTATCAATCCCCCTCAATCCAAAAAGGCCTCAACCAACTCAAAGCTGCCAAAGTCAATTCAATCAAAGTGATCCCGCTATTCCCTCAATATGCCTCTGCCTCTACCGGCTCTGTAATTGAAGAAGTCATGCGAATCGTTTCTAAATGGCAGGTCATTCCAAAATTAGAAATTGTGGATCAATTTGTAGACCAGGAACTCTTCATCGAAACTATAGCCGCCAATGCCCGAAAACTAATGAAAGACACCAACTACGATCATTTCGTCTTCAGTTACCATGGGTTGCCCGAAAGACAAATTTACAAAGCGGAGATCAGCAAATGTTCCCTAGGAAGCTGCTGCAACCACTACGGACCCGCCAACAAATACTGCTACCGTGCCCAATGTTTCGAAACCACACGGCGCGTCATAGAAAAACTCAACTTAGACGAAAGCCAAGTCACCACTGCGTTTCAATCTCGCCTTGGCAAAAACCCATGGATACAACCTTACACTGACCACAAACTTGTCGAATTAGCAGAAGAAGGAATAAAGAAAGTACTAGCTTTCTCTCCGGCCTTTATTTCTGATTGCCTAGAAACCACTTTCGAAGTTGGACAGACCTATAGGGAAGACTTCATAAACGCAGGAGGAGAACAGTGGGATTTGGTACCAAGCCTAAATGTCGAAGAGTCATGGATTGATTGCGTAGCAGAAATGGCAAAACACTAA
- a CDS encoding Do family serine endopeptidase: MNTRKNFIGMMIASLLGGVVAIGGYEWLAQDAPMTNTVPTTQEVQFSNYNTTSSAAAPVGMNFVDAAKVVTPGVVHIRSTIAAQTTSRQSRDPFEQYFRDFFGAPGGGQYQQRPSVGTGSGVILSPDGYIATNNHVVENADDIEILLNDNRTYKAELIGTDPTTDLALLKIDEKGLPFVKVGNSDVVEVGEWVLAVGNPFEFRSTVTAGIISAKGRNINILRSRDRLQIESFLQTDAAVNPGNSGGALVNLNGELVGINTAIATPTGSYAGYSFAVPANLVNKVIGDLKEFGVVQRALLGIGIQDVNAQLAEEEDLGILQGVYVSGVNPNSGAEEAGIKAGDVIIAINGKRVNKTSELQEKVALNRPGDKVQVTLWRDGKEKTVSATLQNTLGTTATVAATNNSVTIQGATFEDLSKEEQAKFGVKGGAKLVVLENGVWKEAGIHEGFVVTRIDRGDILNVEQLSQVLASGSNGSGILIEGYYENGQKAYYGIGW, from the coding sequence ATGAATACTAGAAAAAACTTTATCGGAATGATGATAGCTTCCTTGCTAGGAGGCGTAGTGGCTATTGGAGGCTATGAGTGGTTGGCACAAGATGCCCCTATGACAAATACAGTCCCAACAACACAAGAGGTTCAGTTTTCTAATTACAATACCACATCAAGTGCAGCAGCCCCAGTAGGTATGAATTTCGTAGATGCTGCCAAAGTGGTGACCCCAGGAGTCGTTCATATTCGTAGTACGATAGCTGCACAGACCACGAGTAGGCAGTCGCGCGATCCCTTTGAACAGTACTTTAGAGATTTTTTTGGAGCCCCTGGAGGAGGACAGTATCAGCAGCGCCCTTCGGTAGGTACTGGTAGTGGCGTCATTTTGAGTCCAGATGGCTACATAGCGACCAACAATCATGTGGTAGAGAATGCGGATGATATTGAAATCTTGCTCAACGACAACAGAACCTATAAAGCAGAGCTTATAGGAACAGATCCTACGACAGATTTGGCCTTGTTGAAGATTGACGAAAAGGGTTTGCCTTTCGTAAAAGTTGGAAATTCGGATGTGGTCGAAGTGGGAGAATGGGTTTTGGCTGTGGGAAACCCTTTTGAATTTCGGTCGACTGTCACGGCAGGTATCATTAGTGCTAAGGGGAGGAATATCAATATTCTAAGAAGTAGAGATCGTTTGCAGATCGAGTCCTTTCTGCAAACGGATGCTGCAGTGAACCCGGGTAATTCAGGAGGAGCACTGGTCAACCTAAATGGTGAACTGGTTGGTATCAATACGGCTATCGCTACACCAACAGGCTCTTATGCAGGGTATTCGTTTGCGGTCCCGGCTAACTTGGTCAATAAAGTGATTGGTGATTTGAAGGAATTTGGTGTCGTGCAGCGTGCCTTACTCGGTATAGGCATACAAGATGTCAATGCTCAACTGGCCGAGGAAGAAGATCTAGGCATCTTGCAAGGGGTGTATGTATCTGGTGTAAATCCTAACAGTGGGGCGGAAGAAGCAGGGATAAAAGCGGGAGATGTGATCATTGCGATCAATGGCAAGCGTGTCAACAAGACTTCTGAACTGCAAGAGAAAGTAGCACTTAATCGGCCTGGTGATAAGGTCCAGGTAACCTTGTGGAGAGATGGCAAAGAGAAGACCGTGTCAGCCACTTTGCAAAACACACTGGGAACGACCGCAACAGTCGCTGCGACCAATAATAGTGTGACGATTCAAGGAGCGACTTTTGAGGATCTGTCCAAAGAGGAGCAAGCGAAGTTTGGAGTCAAAGGAGGGGCAAAGCTTGTCGTGTTGGAGAATGGCGTCTGGAAAGAAGCAGGCATACATGAAGGGTTCGTAGTGACACGTATCGATCGTGGAGATATACTCAATGTTGAACAATTGTCTCAAGTTTTGGCCAGTGGATCCAATGGGTCAGGCATCTTGATTGAGGGATATTATGAAAACGGACAAAAGGCTTACTACGGAATAGGGTGGTGA
- a CDS encoding LytTR family DNA-binding domain-containing protein has protein sequence MKKETYSCVCIDDDRLFIEILTSKINQLDYLELQACYTSPLSALVKVDQLKPEIIFLDIDMPDINGFAFVEALDYDPVVIMITSHWEHLETAQKKGIHGFISKPIKSAEQISDILIKVL, from the coding sequence ATGAAAAAAGAGACGTACAGTTGTGTTTGTATCGATGACGACAGATTATTCATCGAGATTCTAACCAGTAAAATCAATCAATTGGACTACTTGGAACTGCAAGCTTGCTACACAAGCCCCTTGTCAGCTCTCGTCAAGGTAGACCAACTCAAACCAGAGATCATATTCTTAGACATTGATATGCCTGACATCAACGGCTTTGCCTTTGTGGAGGCTTTAGATTACGATCCTGTTGTCATCATGATCACATCCCACTGGGAGCACCTAGAAACAGCACAAAAGAAGGGCATCCATGGATTCATCTCCAAGCCTATCAAATCCGCCGAGCAAATCTCCGACATCCTCATCAAGGTACTGTAA
- a CDS encoding T9SS type A sorting domain-containing protein yields the protein MKRVLKIFLFLGTILPQSTLVGQIVLTPTTIPVIHQDNPLSHPFAGGLNSGQYYPLDMDQDGDLDLVIFDRSSDKFNCFENRDQQYFYNPAFASLFPEGIQNWIVLKDYDCDGDQDLFASAQLGIQVYQNVGTDEGLAWEMIANPLLTNQTTNPINIFLNSTDIPVIEDLDGDGDLDILVFDFATGITIEHHQNLSYDNQGLCDLTYIKSADSYGGIHVCECSDYVFDTDCKTTAGRLKHLAGKALLALDQNLDGRMDLLISEEDCNQLNYLQNIGSATTADFDNYRTDFPSLSQPVDYIIFPAAYYMDVTFDGQDDLIVAPNVRDNTQGSNNMQASSWVYPNQGSNAFPSAQTFLQHGMIDVGDWAYPAWVDVDGDNRDDLILGNSASHLPDGYVSSLSYYARQADGSLQYMSNDAFGLSQLSHQNIKPQFVDLTQDGKLDLVFSSVDASYRNQIQYIPNTSPDAGLKYNPDDLTPLTLSYNNGDDIYFYDYDQDGQIDALIGRTYGELDYFRNNGNLTFDFTEGNILQETGPGNLALAIGDIDTDGSDDLILTDRSGQVKIYFGFPENQSNYRNKLIQYEGDEARHTSRLGRYSKPALGQDQGIKLISFGTIQGGLWLFESSILSPEKLELTVYPNPSQPDRQVSFRSNLQVELQLLTLWGETLLDGVVLEGEESTTIDLSNIQPGLYIAYIRDGKRSTSQKLILK from the coding sequence ATGAAAAGGGTTCTAAAAATATTCCTATTCCTAGGCACCATACTCCCACAATCAACACTTGTAGGACAGATCGTCCTCACCCCCACTACTATCCCCGTCATACACCAAGACAATCCCCTATCCCATCCCTTTGCAGGAGGGCTAAATAGTGGTCAATATTACCCCTTGGACATGGATCAAGACGGAGACCTAGACTTGGTCATATTTGATCGGTCTTCGGACAAATTCAATTGCTTTGAAAACCGGGACCAACAATACTTTTACAATCCCGCCTTTGCCTCCCTTTTCCCAGAGGGGATTCAAAACTGGATCGTTCTCAAGGACTATGACTGTGATGGTGACCAAGACCTATTTGCCTCTGCTCAATTGGGCATACAAGTCTATCAAAACGTTGGCACAGATGAGGGCTTGGCATGGGAGATGATCGCCAATCCGCTACTCACCAACCAGACCACCAATCCCATCAACATCTTCCTCAATTCCACCGACATCCCTGTGATCGAAGACTTGGATGGAGACGGAGACTTGGATATACTGGTTTTCGATTTTGCTACAGGTATCACCATCGAGCATCACCAAAACCTCTCCTATGACAACCAGGGTTTGTGTGACTTGACATATATCAAAAGTGCTGACAGTTACGGTGGTATTCACGTCTGCGAGTGCTCAGACTATGTGTTTGATACGGACTGCAAAACGACTGCTGGGCGCCTCAAACACCTCGCTGGCAAGGCTCTCCTCGCTCTCGATCAAAATCTGGATGGCCGCATGGATCTACTCATCAGCGAAGAAGATTGTAATCAACTCAACTACCTCCAAAATATTGGCTCGGCCACAACTGCTGACTTTGACAACTACCGTACAGACTTTCCCAGCCTGAGTCAACCCGTGGATTATATCATCTTCCCAGCAGCCTACTACATGGATGTCACCTTTGACGGACAAGACGACCTGATCGTAGCTCCCAACGTCCGGGACAATACCCAAGGCAGCAACAACATGCAAGCATCGAGCTGGGTGTACCCCAACCAAGGCAGCAATGCCTTCCCTAGTGCACAGACCTTCTTACAGCATGGCATGATTGACGTTGGAGACTGGGCGTACCCCGCCTGGGTAGACGTAGATGGAGACAACCGCGACGATTTGATTTTGGGCAACAGTGCTTCTCACCTACCCGACGGCTATGTCAGCAGTCTCTCCTACTACGCGCGACAAGCGGATGGCTCTCTCCAATACATGAGCAACGATGCCTTTGGGCTATCCCAACTCAGTCATCAGAATATCAAGCCACAATTTGTAGATTTGACGCAAGACGGAAAGCTCGATTTGGTATTTAGCTCAGTGGATGCCTCCTATCGCAACCAGATACAATACATCCCCAACACCAGTCCAGACGCTGGTCTCAAATACAATCCTGACGACCTGACACCACTCACGCTCTCATACAACAATGGGGACGACATCTACTTCTATGACTATGACCAAGATGGGCAAATCGATGCGCTGATTGGTCGCACTTATGGAGAGTTGGACTACTTCCGAAACAACGGCAACCTCACGTTCGACTTCACTGAAGGCAACATCCTACAAGAAACTGGCCCTGGCAACCTCGCCCTTGCCATTGGTGACATAGACACAGATGGGTCAGATGATCTCATCCTCACGGACCGCTCTGGACAGGTCAAAATCTATTTTGGGTTCCCCGAAAATCAATCAAACTACCGAAACAAACTGATCCAATACGAAGGAGACGAAGCACGTCATACAAGTCGACTAGGACGCTACTCCAAGCCTGCTCTAGGACAAGACCAAGGAATAAAGCTAATCAGTTTCGGTACGATCCAAGGGGGGCTATGGCTCTTTGAGAGTAGCATTCTCTCTCCAGAAAAACTAGAACTCACCGTCTATCCAAACCCTTCACAACCCGATCGACAGGTCAGCTTCCGCTCCAATCTCCAAGTCGAATTACAACTCTTGACGCTGTGGGGCGAAACGCTCTTGGATGGAGTGGTTTTGGAAGGAGAGGAAAGCACCACAATCGACCTATCCAATATCCAGCCAGGGCTCTACATCGCCTACATCCGCGACGGCAAGCGTAGCACCTCTCAAAAGCTGATCCTAAAGTAA
- the murF gene encoding UDP-N-acetylmuramoyl-tripeptide--D-alanyl-D-alanine ligase produces MKEIISNLYSKFLGSTGVNTDTRTVEAGQIFFALRGDHFDGNQYAQSALQAGAAWAVMDDPRLALEGGERCILVDDVLETLQELAQHHRRQFDIPVLGITGSNGKTTTKELTARALSEEYNVHYTQGNLNNHIGVPLTLLSMPADTEFAIIEMGANHLGDIALLCTIAEPTHGLITNIGTAHIGEFGGRENVIRAKSELFDYLRRTDGLPFINKLDPVLVNMSKRFGTAIEFPNEGCKLIEASPYVNYADEEDDEHSTEIIGEYNYMNIAAAVTVARYFEIEYPYNAIDQYVPANNRSQILELGTNTVILDAYNANPDSMKAALENLAHMTGVRKIAMLGEMKELGEYAIEEHEKVVEVAEGLGIKNLYLVGNEFKKASEFVHVLMDVERLIEYLKADKISGATVLIKGSRSMQMERLIQTKEIWD; encoded by the coding sequence TTGAAAGAAATCATTTCGAATTTATACAGTAAGTTTTTGGGGAGTACGGGGGTCAATACGGACACGCGTACTGTTGAAGCAGGACAAATATTTTTCGCATTGCGTGGAGATCATTTTGATGGAAATCAATATGCTCAATCGGCCTTGCAAGCGGGGGCGGCATGGGCAGTCATGGATGACCCGCGATTGGCGCTGGAGGGTGGTGAGCGGTGCATCTTGGTAGATGATGTGCTGGAGACGCTTCAGGAGCTGGCACAGCATCATCGTCGACAGTTTGATATCCCGGTTTTAGGGATCACTGGGTCCAATGGTAAGACAACTACAAAGGAGCTTACGGCTAGAGCACTGTCGGAGGAGTATAATGTTCACTATACGCAAGGAAATCTCAACAATCATATTGGGGTTCCGCTTACTCTACTGAGTATGCCCGCGGATACAGAGTTTGCGATCATTGAGATGGGGGCCAATCATCTAGGAGATATTGCGCTGCTATGTACGATTGCCGAACCTACCCATGGTTTGATCACTAATATTGGTACAGCCCATATTGGAGAGTTTGGCGGGAGAGAGAATGTCATCCGTGCCAAGAGCGAACTCTTCGATTACCTGCGCCGGACTGATGGTTTACCTTTTATCAATAAGCTGGATCCGGTTTTGGTCAACATGTCCAAGCGGTTTGGAACAGCCATTGAATTTCCCAACGAGGGATGTAAATTGATCGAAGCGTCTCCATATGTCAACTATGCAGATGAGGAGGATGATGAGCACAGCACGGAGATAATAGGTGAATACAACTACATGAATATCGCTGCGGCGGTGACTGTAGCGAGGTATTTTGAGATCGAATACCCTTACAATGCGATCGATCAGTATGTTCCTGCCAACAACCGTTCACAAATCCTTGAGCTCGGGACCAATACGGTCATACTAGATGCCTATAATGCCAACCCAGACTCTATGAAGGCTGCTTTGGAAAACCTGGCACACATGACAGGTGTACGGAAGATAGCCATGCTGGGAGAGATGAAGGAGCTTGGAGAGTACGCAATAGAGGAACACGAAAAAGTAGTGGAAGTTGCGGAAGGGCTTGGGATAAAGAATTTGTATTTGGTGGGCAATGAATTCAAAAAGGCTTCGGAGTTTGTGCATGTGCTCATGGATGTCGAGCGTCTGATTGAATACCTCAAGGCGGACAAGATCTCAGGGGCGACAGTACTGATCAAAGGCTCAAGAAGCATGCAGATGGAGCGGCTAATTCAAACCAAAGAAATATGGGACTGA